In Stieleria varia, one genomic interval encodes:
- a CDS encoding GspE/PulE family protein codes for MAPRRIGQILVDLGFLTDEQLEVVLEEQEQQPGALFGKIAEDMQLITEDQLIQALGEQLGMQTVSLEDVELPPDVLETITETMAQLYRVVPIRFDGTTLTVATCDPQNLSVQDELRTFLGYSIDVVIATERDVQTTLTRYYDSESESVEKLVAELAEDEELKAAISALESEKFNITDAEALADSAPVRKLLNMVLLLAIKDHASDIHFEPFEDEFRIRIKAEGVLYEMVPPPRHLAFAITTRIKVMANLDIAERRLPQDGRIELMVGGHPVDLRVSVLPTIFGESVVMRVLDRSVVNLSLENVGMDEATMSAFRKAIDRPNGIILVTGPTGSGKTTTLYSSLSEMNDIKDKLITTEDPVEYDIDGIIQIPIDTDVGVTFASCLRAILRQDPDTILVGEIRDLETGEIAIQAALTGHLVFSTLHTNSAPATVTRLKDMGIPTFMICATVEAILAQRLVRRICTKCREETKVNTSMLYELGMRRDEVENMNFFKGAGCDQCNNTGYKGRIALFELMLLNDTIREMIMGNASTDELRDEAERGGMITLRTFGMKLVSDGITTVEEVIRETVQD; via the coding sequence ATGGCACCACGTCGTATCGGACAGATTCTGGTCGACCTTGGTTTCTTGACCGACGAGCAACTGGAGGTTGTTCTGGAGGAGCAAGAACAGCAGCCGGGTGCGTTGTTCGGTAAGATCGCTGAAGACATGCAGTTGATCACCGAAGATCAGCTCATTCAGGCGCTCGGTGAGCAACTGGGAATGCAGACGGTTTCGCTGGAAGACGTCGAGTTGCCCCCAGACGTTTTGGAAACGATCACGGAAACGATGGCGCAGTTGTACCGCGTCGTTCCGATCCGTTTCGACGGCACGACGTTGACGGTGGCAACTTGCGACCCACAGAACTTGAGCGTTCAAGACGAGTTGCGGACGTTCTTGGGGTACAGCATCGATGTCGTGATCGCGACCGAGCGCGACGTGCAAACAACGTTGACACGTTATTACGACAGCGAGTCCGAGAGCGTCGAGAAACTGGTCGCGGAGCTGGCCGAAGACGAGGAGCTGAAGGCGGCGATCTCTGCCTTGGAATCGGAGAAGTTCAACATCACCGACGCCGAAGCGTTGGCGGACTCCGCTCCGGTTCGAAAACTGTTGAACATGGTGTTGCTGTTGGCGATCAAGGATCACGCCAGCGACATCCACTTTGAGCCGTTCGAAGACGAGTTCCGGATTCGCATCAAAGCAGAAGGTGTGCTGTACGAGATGGTGCCGCCGCCACGTCACCTCGCATTCGCGATCACGACGCGGATCAAGGTGATGGCGAACTTGGACATCGCCGAGCGACGTTTGCCTCAGGACGGTCGGATCGAGTTGATGGTCGGTGGTCACCCGGTCGACTTGCGAGTCAGCGTGTTGCCGACGATTTTCGGCGAGAGCGTCGTCATGCGGGTGTTGGACCGTAGCGTGGTGAACCTGAGTCTCGAGAACGTCGGGATGGACGAAGCGACCATGTCGGCGTTTCGCAAGGCCATCGACCGGCCCAACGGGATCATTTTGGTGACCGGGCCGACGGGTAGCGGAAAGACGACGACGTTGTACTCGTCGCTTTCCGAGATGAACGACATCAAGGACAAATTGATCACGACGGAGGACCCGGTCGAGTATGACATCGACGGCATCATCCAAATCCCAATCGACACCGACGTCGGCGTGACCTTTGCCAGTTGCCTGCGGGCGATTTTGCGACAGGACCCCGACACAATTTTGGTCGGCGAGATCCGTGACTTGGAGACGGGCGAGATTGCCATCCAAGCCGCCCTGACGGGACACCTCGTGTTCAGCACGTTGCACACTAACAGTGCACCGGCCACCGTGACCCGCCTGAAGGACATGGGGATTCCGACTTTCATGATCTGTGCGACCGTGGAAGCCATCTTGGCTCAACGATTGGTGCGCCGGATCTGTACAAAGTGTCGCGAGGAGACCAAGGTCAACACGTCGATGTTGTATGAGTTGGGCATGAGGCGAGACGAAGTTGAAAACATGAACTTCTTTAAGGGTGCCGGATGCGACCAGTGCAACAACACGGGTTACAAAGGCCGGATCGCTTTGTTCGAGCTGATGTTGCTCAACGATACGATCCGCGAAATGATCATGGGCAACGCGTCCACCGACGAGTTGCGTGACGAAGCCGAGCGGGGCGGGATGATCACCCTGCGTACGTTCGGTATGAAATTGGTAAGTGACGGGATCACGACCGTCGAGGAAGTGATCCGAGAGACAGTACAGGATTAG
- a CDS encoding type IV pilus twitching motility protein PilT: MATVLIDKLLQAAIKQGVSDIHIVVGQPPVFRLHGRMRKLETKTLEAEDAVSLMKSITPERCQRELQEAGSTDFGFAFGDQARFRVSVFKQRGFISMVLRQIPNDKLTPEQLGLPEVVVKLVHRPRGLFLVTGPTGSGKSTTLASLINLLNETVDHHIITIEDPIEFYHDHKMSTINQREVGVDVPSFSEAIRRALRQDPDVILVGELRDLETIEAAISAAETGHVVFGTLHTNSAQGTVNRIIDAFPGNLQDQIRTQLASTLIGVVAQTLLPRIGGGRVAAYEVLVVTAGVSNLIRENKTFRINSAMQTGAKFGMQLMDDALFDHWKAERVTVEEVLGKAHRPDDLAKRIVQARRGLDDSPIPVPEE, from the coding sequence ATGGCAACCGTACTTATCGACAAGCTGCTGCAGGCGGCGATCAAGCAGGGTGTGAGCGACATTCACATCGTGGTCGGACAGCCTCCGGTATTCCGGTTGCACGGTCGGATGCGAAAGCTGGAGACCAAGACTCTGGAGGCGGAGGACGCGGTCTCGCTGATGAAGAGCATCACGCCGGAACGCTGCCAGCGGGAGTTGCAGGAGGCGGGTAGCACGGACTTTGGTTTCGCGTTTGGCGACCAAGCTCGATTTCGCGTTTCGGTATTCAAGCAACGCGGTTTCATCTCGATGGTGCTGCGTCAGATTCCCAATGACAAGTTGACGCCGGAGCAGTTGGGCTTGCCGGAGGTGGTGGTCAAGCTGGTTCACCGACCGCGGGGACTGTTCCTGGTGACGGGGCCGACGGGGTCGGGCAAAAGTACGACGCTGGCGAGTTTGATCAACTTGCTCAACGAAACGGTGGACCACCACATCATCACGATCGAAGACCCGATCGAGTTTTACCACGATCACAAGATGAGCACGATCAACCAACGTGAAGTTGGCGTGGACGTGCCGAGTTTCTCCGAAGCGATCCGCCGTGCATTGCGTCAGGACCCCGACGTGATTCTCGTCGGCGAGCTTCGCGATTTGGAGACCATCGAAGCGGCCATCAGTGCGGCGGAAACCGGGCACGTGGTGTTCGGCACTTTGCACACCAACAGCGCCCAAGGCACGGTCAACCGGATCATCGACGCTTTCCCGGGGAACTTGCAGGACCAGATTCGCACACAGCTTGCCAGCACTCTGATCGGTGTGGTGGCGCAGACACTACTTCCGCGAATCGGCGGCGGCCGGGTGGCTGCCTACGAAGTGTTGGTGGTGACCGCCGGCGTTTCGAACTTGATCCGTGAAAACAAAACCTTCCGAATCAACAGTGCGATGCAAACCGGTGCGAAGTTCGGGATGCAGTTGATGGACGACGCCCTGTTCGATCACTGGAAAGCAGAGCGGGTGACGGTGGAAGAAGTCTTGGGCAAAGCACACCGGCCCGATGACTTGGCCAAACGGATCGTGCAAGCCCGGCGTGGACTGGACGATTCGCCCATTCCGGTACCTGAAGAATAG
- a CDS encoding type II secretion system protein produces the protein MNASQTTALNHPTRRRPHRSGGPVRSSGPARSGAAVMGASRSGFTLVELLVVITVIGVLAGIAIPAINIALKTARKAAMNAELNVISEGIENYKLKFGDYPPDFSDFNVVERHYRKVFPDIQQSEITLLFRLGDSIADNTAAQMQAGNGAVWGDNILIAAGAGTIPTGMSVIDRAEALVWSLGGFSADPQRPFTGTGGPLLFFGSASDDPTDPAFYQYNPTRNAPLVTFEPERLGIATFDPSAAISFANRTISTDEVNPSYGLGAVLSTPDVFPTYVLRENASPAVYFDSRTYANASQAGAAQVTNMYLRYIDGNDDPDGVRPMYSETPVPPPSSAYGSFAAASRAWEFVNPRTFQVLSPGLDGRFGPIMDFDGPRQASGSNVGNATDNLPAYYQFPTGRMICLDPTQSSPSGLMRGGISRYDITGPFPNEENVFVDNMTNFSEGELIGKLP, from the coding sequence ATGAATGCTTCCCAAACAACCGCACTGAACCATCCGACACGGCGAAGGCCCCATCGCTCTGGTGGACCCGTTCGCTCCAGTGGACCTGCTCGCTCCGGTGCAGCCGTTATGGGAGCTTCGAGGTCCGGCTTTACCTTGGTGGAATTGCTGGTGGTGATCACAGTGATCGGTGTGCTTGCCGGCATTGCCATCCCGGCAATCAACATCGCGTTGAAAACAGCCCGAAAGGCGGCGATGAACGCGGAGCTAAATGTGATCAGTGAGGGCATCGAGAATTACAAACTCAAATTCGGTGATTACCCGCCTGATTTCTCAGATTTCAATGTGGTCGAGCGTCATTATCGCAAGGTGTTTCCCGATATTCAGCAATCCGAGATCACGTTGCTGTTCCGTTTAGGTGACAGCATCGCGGACAACACCGCCGCTCAAATGCAGGCCGGCAATGGCGCCGTCTGGGGCGACAACATTCTGATTGCTGCAGGGGCGGGCACGATTCCCACGGGGATGAGCGTGATCGATCGGGCAGAAGCCCTGGTGTGGTCGTTGGGCGGTTTCAGCGCTGACCCGCAACGACCCTTCACCGGAACCGGCGGTCCTCTGCTTTTCTTTGGCAGTGCATCGGATGACCCCACCGATCCGGCATTCTATCAATACAACCCGACACGAAACGCACCACTGGTCACTTTTGAACCGGAGCGTCTCGGAATCGCGACGTTCGATCCGTCCGCTGCGATCAGTTTTGCCAATCGCACGATCAGCACCGACGAAGTCAACCCGAGTTACGGTCTGGGTGCTGTCTTGAGCACGCCTGATGTTTTTCCAACCTATGTGCTACGGGAAAACGCCAGCCCAGCGGTTTATTTCGATTCACGCACCTACGCCAACGCGTCGCAAGCCGGGGCAGCTCAGGTCACCAATATGTATTTGAGGTACATCGACGGAAACGACGACCCCGATGGTGTTCGCCCGATGTATTCCGAGACGCCGGTCCCGCCACCATCGAGTGCCTACGGATCGTTCGCCGCGGCTTCGCGAGCTTGGGAGTTTGTCAATCCACGAACCTTCCAAGTCCTTTCGCCCGGCCTGGACGGACGCTTCGGTCCCATCATGGATTTCGACGGTCCACGCCAGGCTTCGGGATCAAACGTTGGCAATGCAACCGACAATCTACCGGCTTACTACCAGTTTCCGACAGGTCGCATGATCTGCTTGGACCCCACGCAATCGTCACCCAGCGGTTTGATGCGAGGCGGAATCAGTCGCTACGACATCACCGGCCCATTTCCGAACGAAGAAAACGTGTTCGTCGACAACATGACGAATTTCAGCGAAGGCGAACTGATCGGCAAGCTGCCCTGA
- a CDS encoding serine/threonine-protein kinase, whose amino-acid sequence MPPPSPTPALTFSEAALRSGLVTERQLRKVVELTQSEADDVLASTLVKGGVLTSYQAQQLRAGRTKLTLGPYLITDWIGQGGMGQVFKAVHQVMGRVCAVKVLPLEKSTDVSSESFRREIRVQAGLDSPYIVRAYDAGQDGSVQYLVTEYVPGTDLRRLVRSNGPLSMTHAAMIISQAARGLQYAHEMGLVHRDVKPGNILVTPEGQAKVSDIGLAAWTMGLDDDPRAGKIVGTADYLSPEQIRNPMSVGPASDIYALGCTLYYTVTGKVPFPGGDTKSKCKRHCEQTPWHPRKFTPELSEDFVDTIADMMEKNPARRTSSAGEVAERLELWCDTAAEAIDRPIERQAWTAPPPPGSPPIADVHVIDADDHASHSEGGAGNVPSASSLSLGGVSESHHSAGILDPERRVRRARKSHALPIAIALAIAIPISMLVGAIIGFLVRGSV is encoded by the coding sequence ATGCCTCCACCTTCGCCCACGCCCGCCCTGACGTTTAGCGAAGCCGCGTTGAGGAGCGGGCTGGTGACGGAGCGTCAATTGCGAAAGGTGGTGGAGTTGACACAATCCGAGGCCGATGACGTGCTGGCTTCCACGCTGGTCAAGGGCGGCGTGTTGACGAGCTACCAAGCCCAGCAGCTAAGGGCGGGCCGCACGAAACTGACGCTCGGGCCGTATTTGATCACCGATTGGATCGGCCAAGGAGGCATGGGGCAGGTGTTCAAGGCGGTCCATCAGGTGATGGGACGGGTCTGTGCGGTGAAGGTCTTGCCGTTGGAAAAGTCCACGGACGTGTCCAGCGAGTCCTTTCGTCGCGAGATCCGAGTCCAAGCCGGTTTGGATTCCCCGTACATCGTGCGGGCGTATGATGCCGGCCAAGACGGCAGCGTCCAATATCTGGTGACCGAGTACGTCCCCGGCACGGACTTGAGGCGTTTGGTGCGGAGCAACGGACCGCTCAGCATGACCCACGCGGCGATGATCATTTCTCAAGCGGCTCGCGGATTGCAGTACGCACACGAGATGGGCTTGGTGCACCGCGACGTCAAACCGGGCAACATCCTGGTGACGCCGGAGGGACAAGCCAAAGTCTCCGATATCGGTTTGGCAGCTTGGACGATGGGTTTGGACGATGATCCCAGGGCGGGCAAGATCGTGGGGACGGCGGATTACCTGTCGCCCGAGCAGATTCGCAACCCGATGTCCGTCGGCCCCGCTTCGGACATCTACGCGTTGGGATGTACGCTTTATTACACGGTGACGGGCAAGGTTCCGTTTCCCGGCGGCGACACCAAGAGCAAGTGCAAACGTCATTGCGAACAAACGCCGTGGCATCCGCGGAAGTTTACCCCGGAACTGAGCGAAGATTTCGTCGACACGATCGCCGACATGATGGAAAAGAATCCGGCGCGGCGGACATCGTCGGCCGGCGAAGTCGCCGAGCGTCTGGAGTTGTGGTGCGATACGGCAGCCGAAGCCATCGATCGTCCGATCGAGCGACAGGCTTGGACGGCACCGCCGCCGCCAGGCAGCCCGCCGATCGCCGATGTTCACGTCATCGACGCCGACGACCACGCCAGCCATTCCGAAGGCGGCGCCGGAAATGTACCTTCGGCCAGCAGCCTGAGCCTCGGCGGCGTCTCCGAGTCGCATCACTCCGCTGGAATCCTGGACCCAGAGCGGCGGGTTCGACGGGCCCGAAAATCCCATGCCCTGCCGATCGCCATCGCACTGGCAATCGCCATCCCGATCAGCATGCTGGTCGGTGCCATCATCGGATTCCTCGTCCGAGGCTCGGTCTGA
- a CDS encoding DUF58 domain-containing protein — translation MPPTTQPTQLLSPGLLAKLERLELVSRKVFRGRMKGERRSKRKGQSVEFADFRNYVPGDDLRLIDWNLYARLDQLFLKLFQEEEDLHIYALIDASESMNFGDPTKLHVAKQLAAALGYIGLCRADRVSVQALGDEGRRAPVLRGRSGLWKMLQYLDSFGSGHNVSLHEGVKQFSLRNGGTGVVVLITDLMDKEGYESALRMLVGRQMDVFVMHVLSPEEIDPPLRGDRRLIDVEDGDQTEITVNAYVLERYKQTLQSFLKSVKAFCSRRSIAYIPVRTDQPVDEVITRYLRERGVVR, via the coding sequence ATGCCACCCACCACCCAACCCACACAACTGCTCTCCCCAGGATTGCTCGCCAAGCTCGAGCGACTGGAACTCGTTTCACGTAAAGTCTTTCGTGGACGAATGAAGGGAGAACGACGCAGTAAACGCAAAGGGCAAAGCGTCGAGTTTGCCGACTTTCGCAACTACGTTCCCGGCGATGACCTTCGGTTGATCGACTGGAATCTGTATGCCCGCTTGGATCAGTTGTTCCTGAAACTGTTCCAGGAAGAGGAGGACTTGCACATCTACGCGTTGATCGACGCCAGTGAGTCGATGAATTTTGGTGACCCGACGAAGTTGCATGTAGCCAAACAGTTGGCTGCGGCGTTGGGGTACATCGGACTGTGCCGAGCCGACCGCGTCAGCGTTCAAGCGTTGGGCGACGAAGGACGGCGGGCACCGGTGCTGAGAGGTCGTAGCGGTTTGTGGAAAATGCTCCAGTACCTCGATTCCTTTGGCAGCGGCCACAACGTCTCGTTGCACGAAGGCGTGAAACAGTTCTCGTTACGAAATGGTGGAACCGGAGTCGTCGTGTTGATCACCGATTTGATGGACAAGGAAGGTTACGAATCGGCGCTGCGGATGCTGGTCGGACGCCAGATGGATGTGTTTGTGATGCACGTCTTGTCACCGGAGGAAATCGATCCACCGTTGCGAGGCGACCGACGCTTGATCGATGTCGAGGACGGCGATCAAACCGAGATCACCGTCAACGCTTATGTCCTGGAACGCTACAAGCAGACACTGCAATCGTTCCTGAAATCCGTCAAAGCGTTTTGCTCGCGACGTTCGATCGCCTACATCCCGGTGCGAACCGATCAACCGGTCGACGAAGTCATCACGCGGTACTTGCGTGAACGCGGGGTGGTGCGATGA
- a CDS encoding GspE/PulE family protein, whose amino-acid sequence MSTKAREFTDLLLRKGVISLDQLSEAEQMAKDTGIDVGDALTKMEYATPEEVARSLAEFHKIPFVDLREERIPDEVIELVPESVARENMVLPFSEEDGALRILIADPFDLETIEKLRFILNRKIETALAPKEAIQGAINAYYGQVEGESADSMLQEFTDTAIDFTETEGDSAAAEETVDDSSAPVIRLVNLMIQEAVQLRASDIHVEPFEDRVRIRYRIDGVCVERESAPRRMLSAIIARIKILSKIDISEKRRPTDGRIKITVGDKQLDLRVSIIPTNHGQSCVMRLLDKDNIKVGVRQLGLSERDFRMFNSLIRRPNGIILVTGPTGSGKTTTLYAALNALNRPDRKVITAEDPVEYYLPGINQVEVRHSIGLDFALIIRSMLRQAPNIILVGEMRDHETASMGIQASLTGHLVFSTLHTNDAPSAISRMVDIGVPSYMVASSVIAVLAQRLVRTICPRCKVRYQPPESVIEDSGLPPEMIKQAEFSRGKGCPYCGRSGYRGRIGIYELMVINGKLREMMFKGTSTKDVRIEAIKNGMSTLYADGMLKVIRGVTTFEEVYRVAKKTEQEDLAMNHIVKDLDSL is encoded by the coding sequence ATGAGTACCAAAGCACGAGAATTCACCGACCTGCTGCTTCGCAAAGGAGTGATCAGCCTCGACCAGTTGTCCGAAGCCGAGCAAATGGCCAAGGATACCGGGATCGACGTCGGCGACGCGCTGACCAAAATGGAATACGCGACGCCCGAGGAAGTCGCCAGGTCCCTGGCTGAATTTCACAAAATCCCCTTCGTCGATCTGCGGGAAGAACGCATTCCGGACGAAGTCATCGAGTTGGTCCCCGAGTCGGTCGCGCGGGAAAACATGGTCCTGCCCTTCAGCGAAGAAGACGGGGCGTTGCGGATTCTGATCGCCGACCCGTTTGACCTGGAAACCATCGAAAAGCTGCGTTTCATCCTCAATCGCAAGATCGAGACCGCTCTGGCACCCAAAGAGGCCATCCAGGGGGCGATCAACGCCTACTATGGGCAGGTCGAAGGCGAATCGGCTGACTCGATGCTGCAGGAGTTCACCGACACCGCCATCGACTTCACCGAAACCGAAGGCGACAGCGCCGCGGCCGAAGAAACCGTCGACGACAGCTCGGCCCCCGTCATCCGGCTGGTCAATTTGATGATCCAGGAAGCCGTCCAGTTGCGGGCCAGCGATATCCACGTCGAACCGTTCGAGGACCGGGTGCGGATTCGCTATCGGATCGACGGCGTCTGCGTCGAGCGGGAAAGTGCCCCCCGACGGATGCTCTCCGCCATCATCGCCCGGATCAAGATCCTGTCGAAGATCGACATCTCCGAAAAGCGGCGACCGACCGACGGACGGATCAAAATCACGGTGGGTGACAAACAGCTCGATTTGCGGGTCAGCATCATCCCCACCAATCACGGCCAGTCCTGCGTCATGCGGCTGCTGGACAAGGACAACATCAAAGTGGGGGTGCGTCAGCTCGGCCTCTCCGAACGCGACTTCCGGATGTTCAACTCGCTCATCCGGCGTCCCAATGGAATCATTTTGGTGACAGGTCCGACGGGCTCCGGCAAGACCACCACCCTGTACGCCGCGCTCAATGCTCTCAATCGCCCAGACCGCAAAGTCATCACGGCGGAGGACCCGGTGGAGTACTACCTGCCGGGGATCAATCAGGTCGAAGTCCGACACTCGATCGGGTTGGACTTTGCCCTCATCATCCGCTCCATGCTCCGCCAAGCACCCAACATCATCCTGGTGGGCGAAATGCGTGACCACGAGACGGCATCGATGGGTATCCAGGCCTCACTTACTGGACACCTGGTATTTAGTACTCTACATACGAACGATGCGCCCAGTGCCATATCACGAATGGTGGACATCGGTGTACCATCCTATATGGTGGCGAGCTCCGTGATCGCGGTGCTGGCCCAGCGGTTGGTGCGGACGATTTGTCCGCGCTGCAAGGTCAGGTACCAGCCACCAGAAAGCGTGATCGAGGACTCCGGGTTGCCGCCCGAAATGATCAAGCAGGCTGAGTTCTCGAGAGGGAAAGGCTGTCCCTACTGTGGAAGGTCCGGTTATCGGGGCCGGATCGGCATCTATGAGCTGATGGTGATCAATGGCAAACTGCGTGAGATGATGTTCAAGGGAACGAGCACCAAGGACGTCCGCATCGAAGCCATAAAGAACGGTATGTCAACACTTTACGCCGACGGGATGCTCAAAGTGATCCGCGGCGTGACGACCTTCGAGGAAGTCTATCGTGTGGCGAAAAAGACCGAGCAAGAGGACTTGGCGATGAACCATATCGTCAAAGATCTCGATTCTCTGTAA
- a CDS encoding type II secretion system F family protein → MPTYQFEAMDAGGQEIRDEIDAANEEEAQTTIRQMGYFVTKISVKKQAAAGKAAKKKRGFSLGGAKTKHITAFTRQLSILQDAGLPILRSLKILENNQKPGKLKFALMDVCEEIESGSTLSEAMAKSPKVFSRLYVNMIKAGEAGGALETILQRLADFMERAESLKRKVKGALIYPIIVSMVAVLILTGIMIFIVPTFEKMFDEFELKLPVPTVLLIAMSNYVADYWFLLIVMPILLLIIVKLAKKFRHGRNGFDAFIIRVPVFGSLIEKNIMARTTRTLGTLVSSGVPILEAINITRETAGNAVFERLYTKVNEAIREGEVISKPLAEHSQLGFHPMAAFFFALFASFPGVLLASVALTASGTKLDDGTMVQQLTMLSGYMILLGIVFGILFYLMKIKSRIVDDLVVNMVDVGEETGELDTMLYKVADTYDEEVRTMTDSLTSLIEPLMIVFLGASVGFIVVSLFMPLISLITSLSS, encoded by the coding sequence ATGCCGACTTATCAATTCGAAGCGATGGACGCCGGCGGTCAGGAGATCCGGGACGAGATCGACGCCGCGAACGAGGAAGAAGCGCAAACCACGATTCGGCAGATGGGGTACTTCGTCACGAAGATCTCCGTCAAGAAACAAGCCGCGGCCGGCAAGGCGGCTAAGAAGAAGCGTGGGTTCTCACTCGGCGGTGCAAAGACCAAGCACATCACCGCGTTCACGCGTCAGTTGTCCATTCTGCAAGACGCCGGGTTGCCGATTCTGCGTAGCCTCAAAATCTTGGAGAACAACCAAAAACCGGGCAAGCTCAAGTTCGCGTTGATGGACGTTTGCGAGGAGATCGAAAGCGGTTCGACGCTCAGCGAAGCGATGGCGAAATCGCCCAAGGTGTTCAGCCGCTTGTACGTCAACATGATCAAAGCCGGTGAGGCCGGGGGTGCGTTGGAGACCATTCTGCAACGTCTAGCGGACTTCATGGAACGGGCCGAATCGCTCAAGCGAAAGGTCAAGGGCGCGTTGATCTACCCGATCATCGTTTCGATGGTCGCCGTGTTGATTCTGACCGGGATCATGATCTTCATCGTGCCGACGTTCGAAAAGATGTTCGACGAGTTCGAACTGAAACTGCCGGTGCCCACGGTGTTGCTGATCGCGATGTCAAACTACGTCGCTGACTATTGGTTCTTGTTGATCGTGATGCCCATCCTGTTGTTGATCATCGTCAAACTGGCCAAGAAATTCCGTCACGGGCGGAACGGGTTCGACGCGTTCATCATTCGGGTGCCCGTGTTCGGATCGCTGATCGAAAAGAACATCATGGCCAGAACGACCCGGACGTTGGGAACGCTGGTGTCCAGCGGTGTGCCGATTTTGGAAGCCATCAATATCACCCGGGAGACCGCGGGCAACGCGGTGTTCGAGAGGTTGTACACCAAGGTCAACGAAGCCATCCGTGAGGGTGAGGTGATCAGCAAACCGCTGGCCGAACACAGCCAGTTGGGTTTCCACCCGATGGCCGCGTTCTTTTTTGCCCTGTTCGCATCGTTCCCCGGAGTCCTGCTGGCATCGGTCGCTTTGACGGCTTCGGGAACGAAGCTGGATGACGGTACGATGGTGCAGCAGTTGACCATGTTGTCGGGCTACATGATTTTGCTGGGGATCGTTTTCGGCATCCTGTTCTACCTGATGAAAATCAAGTCACGGATCGTCGATGACTTGGTCGTCAACATGGTCGACGTCGGTGAAGAAACCGGGGAACTGGACACCATGCTCTACAAGGTCGCTGACACGTACGACGAAGAAGTCCGGACGATGACCGACAGCCTGACATCGTTGATCGAACCGTTGATGATCGTGTTCCTCGGTGCATCGGTCGGTTTCATCGTCGTCAGTTTGTTCATGCCGTTGATCTCATTGATCACCTCGTTGAGCTCTTGA